The Spirosoma sp. SC4-14 DNA window TGGCTCCCCAACATGGCTAGAAGAAGTGCAGTAATACCGTAACGCATCATAGGAAGTTGTTGGTCATTGGTAATTAGTCATTAGTTATTTGTTATTAGCCACAGAGTACAGAGAGTTTTTAGTCAGTTGTATGTATTTTCTGTGGCCAATGACTAACGACTACCCATGACGAAGAATTAGGTCAAAAATAATGCACACTATGAAACGGCCTGTTACTTTTCGGATTGAAATTCGGCTAATTGCTCTCTTTTTTCTGTTTTTTTCTCCCTGGCTGCTCTGCCGAGCCAATTCCGTGCTGATTCCGATGGACGATCAGCAGAGCAATCACCTCAAAGCCTATGGTATTGCTTATAAAGTACTAAAGGACAATGAGGATGTCGATTGGTTGCTCAACTACCGGGGCGGTAGTTTTATGATGAAGCAAACGCAGGCTGTTGAGACCGAATGTCGGGTTCGGGGCGTTTCGTTCGAGGTCATATCCGACGCCAAAGCGGCTTCTATCAAACAGCAACTGGCCGATCCGGATTTGAATATGAATGTGGTTACACTCCAAAAAGCGGCCAAAATTATTGTCTATTCGCCCGCTAAGGTAGGTCCGGCCGAATTTGAGAATACCGATGCGGTATTGCTGGTGCTGACATACGCCGAAATTCCATACGAGCTGGTCTACGACGAAGAAATACTCAAAGGTGAATTGCCCAAGTATGACTGGCTTCACCTCCACCACGAAGATTTTACGGGCCAGTATGGCCGCAATATGCATCGCATGTCGCTGGCCGATATTAAAGCCCAGGAAGAAATTGCCCGTAAGTATGGCTTTTCGAAAGTATCGCAAATGAAGCTGGCTGTAGCCAAAGGCATTAAAGAGTTTTGCGCGGGTGGCGGCTATCTCTTCGCTATGTGTTCGGCCGCCGAAACACTCGATATAGCACTGGCGGCCGATGGCGTCGATATTGTCAGTAGTGTTTACGACGGCGACGGTGTCGATCCTGATGCACAGGATAAGCTCGATTTCTCGAAAACACTGGCGTTCGGCAACTTTACGCTCGAAGCGGATAATGGCTACCGGGGATTTTCGACATTCTCCGACATCAACTCGGCGGGCGGACGTGGCTACGACCAGGCAAGTGGTTTCTTTGAACTGTTCAATTTTTCGGCTAAATGGGACGTCATTCCGTCGATGCTAACCCAAAATCACCAAAACATCATCAAAGAGTTTTTTGGCCAGACGACAGCCTTCCGTAAAGGTGCGGTGAAACCAAGTACGTTGGTTATGGGCGAAGGCAAAACCTCCGACCGATACATTTATGGGGAAGTGGGCCGGGGCCAATGGACATTCTACGGTGGTCACGATCCTGAGGGTGTGCGTGGTGGTGGTGGCTTTCGTAACCCTACCGACCTGAACCTCCACCCCCACTCGGCAGGTTACCGACTGATTCTGAATAACGTGTTATTCCCATCGGCCCGGAAAAAGAAACGTAAGACCTAGATCGGATGAAGGAGTCGCTAAGGCTCCTTTTTTGTGCGATAAACGTCAGGATATACACAAACTCATATAGGTATGCTAGTAGGAGTTCGTTGGGGCACGGTGTAAATAAGACCCTATCAGAACATCAGCAAACTATTTTAAGGCAGCGTTTCTCGGTTTCCATTCCTCAGGAGGTAAAGAAAACACAATATCCAGCTTCAGTTTGCCACTTCGGGCACCATTATGCAGAAAAGAAATCTTTGCCCGAGTCTCATAAAAGTCGCCATGCCAGACCTGATTTACCTTACCGTTTGGTAACTCACATCGAACCATTACTGCTGGATGGCTAAGATACTCGACCAAGATAAGTGCCCCTGGCCCATCGACTTCGCCAATTGCCCGTACTGACAAATAGCCACCAGCCTCCCTATTGCTAGTTGTCTCTCTTCCCACATAAAACGTAGTATCGTCAGCCAGGTTTGTCAGTTCGGTATGCGTATCAGGAATAGGCGTTGAAAAGAACATAGCTGCTAAATCGAGCATAACAATAGCAACAGGCACCAGTACAGTGAATGCCAAAACCTTCACCAGCCTACCTACCCAACGAAACAGGTTTTTCGTATTCTGTTCCATATCCTTTATACCATCCATGCAATTCCCGGTCAGCCCACTTCCAAGTAAACAAATTTCCGAAAAATGCCTCCTATTTGTAATCGCCGACAACAAAACTATACTCTATAGGTCGGGACACCTGTTAATCTCCTCAATCAGATAAATTTATTCCCGATTCGTATCGGCACGAATTTCGTAGCCTTTTAGGCATGGTTTACAACCACTTAACCTAAAAATTAATCGATCCAGTAACTCATTGTTATTTTTGACTAAAGCACCTAATCTCCTTTCTATGCAGCTAGTTATTCAGAACTTATCCAAAACGTATCCTAACGGCGTTAAGGCACTAGACAATGTATCGCTTACCATTCCAATGGGTATGTATGGCCTGCTTGGCCAGAACGGGGCCGGCAAATCGACCCTAATGCGCACACTGGCTACTCTGCAGGACGCAGATACGGGTACCGCCCAATTAGATGACCTCGACTTACTCAATCAAAAAGATGCGGTACGGCGCGTACTGGGCTATTTGCCGCAGGAGTTTGGGGTTTATCCAAAAGTTTCGGCTACGGACTTACTGGACCATTTTGTCGTTTTAAAAGGGATCACCAATAGCCGTGAGCGGAAAGAACTGGTTGAGGCTCTGCTCCACCGGGTTAATCTGTATGAACATCGCAAAAAAGCCGTTAGTAGCTACTCGGGCGGGATGAAACAACGGTTTGGCATTGCGCAGGCCCTTATTGGGAATCCTAAACTGATTATTGTTGATGAACCCACGGCTGGTCTTGATCCTGGCGAACGGAATCGCTTTTACAACCTATTGTCAGAAATTGGCGAAAATGTGATTATAATCCTGTCTACTCATATTGTACAGGATGTTATGGAGCTGTGTAATAATATGGCTATTATTCATCGGGGGCGCGTTTTGTATAGTGGATCGCCCACCGCGTCGGTAGAGGAGTTGAAAGGAAAAATCTGGGAGAAGTCGATAACCAAAAGTGAACTACCCCTCTATCAGGAACGCTATAACGTTATATCGAGCAAACTGGTAGCAGGTAAGCCGCTGGTACATATCTATAGCGAATTGGCTCCCGATGCCGACGCAACGGGCTTTGTGGCCGCCCAGCCTGATCTGGAAGACGTATTCTTTTCGACTATTCAGAACGATGCGCTGATGGTGCGCTAACGATAGGCATCTGTCGACTTTTCTGTTTCATCCACGTCCCTGGCGTGCCAACCCGCTTGCCTCCATGTTTCTACACTTGTTTACGTTCGAAATACGCTACTGGCTTCGTCAGCCAATGGTATACATTTTTCTGCTTGTCAATGTGCTGATGTTTGCCTGGGCTGCCGCTTCCGACGACCTGACCATTGGCGGCACGTTTGGCAATATCTACAAAAACTCCCCGTATGTAATTCAGAATCAATACGGCATCTGGTGTGTTTTTGCTTTGCTCATGACAACAGCATTTGTTCAGAGTGCTGCCATTCGCGACTTCACATATAAAACGAGCCAAATTGTTTTTTCGTCGCCCATCCGTAAAATTGATTACCTCGCCGGGCGTTTTTTAGGCTCATTTCTGGTGTCGCTCATTCCCTTTCTGGGCATTTCTATTGGCATCATTCTAGGTACCTGGATTGGTCAGGCAACGGGTGCAACCGACGCCGACCGCTATGGCCCAATTGTCTGGTCGGCCCATCTGAACAGCTTTTTGATCTTTGCCATACCGAATACGTTTCTGGCGGGTGCATTTATTTTTATGCTGGCATCTCTGACACGTTCCTCCATTACGGCCTTTATTGGCGCAATTGTGTTATTGGTAGCGCAACTGATTGCAGGTACTTTTCTGGGTGATGTAGAGAATGAGCATCTGGCCGTATACTTCGATGCCCTGGGCTACGGGCCATTCCAGCTTATTACTAAATACTGGACCGTTAGCGAGAAGAATAGCCGCTCGGTGGGTCTGACCGATCTGCCCGAACTGATCAACCGATCGATCTGGGTTGGCGTTGGTTTATTGTTGCTGGGAGTCACCTTCATACGATTCTCGTTCGAAGAGAAAGTTAAAAAAGCCCGCAAACGTAGCGAAGCCATTGCCGAAAGTGCAGCAGACATCGGGAAAGCTGTTTTCAAACCCTTGCAGCCTCTGCCCCGCGTTAGCCTGCACTATGGCTGGTCGGCACAATGGACACAAATGACGAGAGTATTCAAAACCGACTTCTGGGGAACGGTTAAAGGGACGGCGTTCATTGTTATTCTGTTTGCCGGATTGCTGAACATGGGCTTTTCGCTGCAATATGCAGGGAAATTCTACGGTTTGAGTTCATACCCTGTCACCTATCAGGTTATTCAACTCATTCGCGGCACAATTTCGCTGTTTCTATTCGCCATCATTATTTTCTATTCCGGGGCTATTATCTGGAAAGAGCGTGACGCCGATCTCGATCAGATTTATGATGCCATGCCTCATCGGAACTGGTCGGTGTTTGTTGGCAAGTTTCTGGCTATGCTGGGCATTGTTGCCATCATTCAGCTTTTGTGTATTCTGGCCGGTATTACGACTCAGCTTCTGATGGGCTATTCTAATCTGGAACTGGGTCAGTATCTGGTCGAATTTCTGCTCATCGATATGCTTCGCTATGCGCCAATCATTATCCTTTCCATGCTGACGCATACACTACTCAACAACAAATATGTTGCTTTTTTTGCGGTGATTGCGCTACTCATTGCCAATGCATATGCCTGGACACCACTGGATATCCAGAGTAATCTTGTGCAGTACAATGCCTCTCCCAATTATCGATATTCCGACATGAACGGCTGGGGCCCATATGTTGTATCGCTGGCTTGGTTTCGGATTTATTGGCTACTGTGGGCGGCTGTGTTGAGTATGGTAGCGATTCTGTTCTGGGCAAGAGGTAA harbors:
- a CDS encoding ABC transporter ATP-binding protein, translating into MQLVIQNLSKTYPNGVKALDNVSLTIPMGMYGLLGQNGAGKSTLMRTLATLQDADTGTAQLDDLDLLNQKDAVRRVLGYLPQEFGVYPKVSATDLLDHFVVLKGITNSRERKELVEALLHRVNLYEHRKKAVSSYSGGMKQRFGIAQALIGNPKLIIVDEPTAGLDPGERNRFYNLLSEIGENVIIILSTHIVQDVMELCNNMAIIHRGRVLYSGSPTASVEELKGKIWEKSITKSELPLYQERYNVISSKLVAGKPLVHIYSELAPDADATGFVAAQPDLEDVFFSTIQNDALMVR
- a CDS encoding asparagine synthetase B, whose amino-acid sequence is MDDQQSNHLKAYGIAYKVLKDNEDVDWLLNYRGGSFMMKQTQAVETECRVRGVSFEVISDAKAASIKQQLADPDLNMNVVTLQKAAKIIVYSPAKVGPAEFENTDAVLLVLTYAEIPYELVYDEEILKGELPKYDWLHLHHEDFTGQYGRNMHRMSLADIKAQEEIARKYGFSKVSQMKLAVAKGIKEFCAGGGYLFAMCSAAETLDIALAADGVDIVSSVYDGDGVDPDAQDKLDFSKTLAFGNFTLEADNGYRGFSTFSDINSAGGRGYDQASGFFELFNFSAKWDVIPSMLTQNHQNIIKEFFGQTTAFRKGAVKPSTLVMGEGKTSDRYIYGEVGRGQWTFYGGHDPEGVRGGGGFRNPTDLNLHPHSAGYRLILNNVLFPSARKKKRKT